A window from Candidatus Lokiarchaeota archaeon encodes these proteins:
- a CDS encoding cupin domain-containing protein: MHHKLVIVLLDLVNTLRDFKNDSELYADLIFDAEKSITIVVELTDTGQTATLILEKETGVSSIEKGGKKGDLKVTMTTQTLHDIAEGEADAFALAGRSSMDEKRPIDFEFLNPARSAEAMEAIKGLATYFFVPGRLKNKELRVEQAGQAHGARPIPLVYWNALRTAWYHVDTGTVLNEEREIDPWPQAFIVLDGKGKIVIDDETIEMEKNRIYYVPRSVVHQIEARTDVQLIWLAWDAK, translated from the coding sequence ATGCATCATAAACTGGTGATTGTCCTGTTAGACTTGGTTAATACCCTTCGAGATTTCAAAAATGATTCTGAACTCTATGCTGATCTCATATTTGATGCCGAGAAATCTATCACGATTGTTGTCGAATTGACTGACACTGGTCAAACTGCTACCCTCATTTTGGAGAAAGAGACAGGGGTTAGTAGCATCGAAAAAGGTGGAAAAAAAGGGGATTTGAAAGTAACTATGACAACACAAACTTTGCATGATATTGCAGAAGGAGAAGCAGATGCATTTGCCTTGGCAGGTCGCTCAAGTATGGATGAAAAGCGTCCGATTGACTTTGAATTCCTGAACCCGGCTCGAAGTGCAGAAGCAATGGAAGCTATCAAAGGGCTTGCAACCTATTTCTTCGTACCAGGGCGGCTGAAAAACAAGGAACTCCGGGTTGAACAGGCGGGTCAAGCCCATGGTGCTCGCCCAATCCCATTGGTCTACTGGAATGCGTTGAGGACAGCATGGTATCATGTTGACACTGGTACCGTGCTAAATGAAGAGCGAGAAATCGATCCATGGCCCCAAGCTTTCATTGTTTTGGATGGAAAGGGGAAGATAGTAATCGATGACGAAACCATTGAAATGGAAAAGAACAGGATTTACTATGTGCCTAGAAGCGTAGTACATCAGATTGAGGCGAGGACAGATGTTCAGCTCATTTGGCTAGCATGGGACGCAAAATAA
- a CDS encoding DUF3795 domain-containing protein has protein sequence MGWLGQKEGISEAIAKGMYCKGCHGDRTTHWSADCWILECCVDEKGLEHCDECDGFPCDNLVDWSKQNEDYSAALERLKELYSQ, from the coding sequence ATGGGGTGGCTTGGTCAAAAGGAAGGCATAAGTGAAGCTATCGCCAAGGGCATGTATTGCAAAGGTTGTCATGGCGACCGCACAACTCATTGGTCTGCAGATTGCTGGATTCTAGAGTGCTGTGTTGACGAAAAAGGCCTTGAGCACTGCGATGAATGTGATGGTTTTCCATGTGATAATCTTGTGGACTGGTCAAAACAGAATGAGGACTATTCAGCTGCGCTTGAGCGATTGAAAGAATTGTACTCACAGTGA